The following proteins are encoded in a genomic region of Arcobacter cloacae:
- a CDS encoding HAMP domain-containing histidine kinase, with protein MNDSDIKKFKEDIEIILFQKNKIDFINRLINDIIYQWKLPLSIISTASTGIKLKKELNLLDDKELISSMELINNSTQELSNSIDEFKYFINNTNNTSQNFSISELFEHIFKLLNIEFFSKNIEIKKNIQNIEIYSLKNKLSLVLINILNNSIDSILNQTISNKKIIFIKTYKKDNFLIIEIKNSIKILNDESILALYDFNVTYEELFRKAKIDLYLSIKIIKKFLNGDILISNKNFIYNNKNYEGTSFLIKLKL; from the coding sequence ATGAATGATTCAGATATAAAGAAATTTAAAGAAGATATAGAAATAATTTTATTTCAAAAAAATAAGATTGATTTTATTAATAGACTAATCAACGATATAATTTATCAATGGAAACTCCCTTTATCTATTATCTCAACAGCTTCAACAGGAATAAAACTGAAAAAAGAACTAAACCTTTTAGATGATAAAGAATTAATTTCTTCAATGGAATTAATAAATAACTCTACACAAGAGTTATCTAATTCAATTGATGAATTTAAATATTTTATAAATAATACAAATAATACTAGCCAAAATTTTTCTATATCTGAACTCTTTGAACATATATTCAAACTCTTAAATATAGAGTTTTTTTCAAAAAACATTGAGATTAAAAAAAATATCCAAAATATTGAAATTTATTCTTTAAAAAACAAACTCTCTTTAGTTCTGATAAATATTTTAAATAACTCTATTGATTCAATTTTAAACCAAACCATATCAAATAAAAAAATTATTTTTATAAAAACTTACAAAAAAGATAATTTTTTAATTATTGAAATTAAAAACAGTATAAAAATACTAAATGATGAAAGTATACTAGCTTTATATGATTTCAACGTGACTTATGAAGAATTATTTAGAAAAGCTAAAATCGATTTATATCTAAGTATTAAAATTATTAAAAAATTCTTAAATGGTGATATTTTGATTTCAAATAAA